ACAAATGTCCCCGGAGGGCAACCTCCGGGGATACTTGCGTACGAAACAGTCCATGCCTGGGCCCACGGGTGGCCCGCAGCCCACGCCGCCACAGGCTGAAACAATGCGGACAAGACAGCCGCCCGCCAGATGCGGCGAATGTTCAGACATCTGCCCGGCTGCTCCGGCAGACGGACAAAGAATCTCGCGCGCTTATGCCAGGGCCGTCAGGTCATACTCCGTATTTTCAACAATATCGCATTCGACAAGGGCGCCGGGCGTAACGCCGGGGCCGCTCACATAGGTGATGCCGTCCACCTCCGGCGCCTGAAGCCACACGCGTCCGCTGTGCAGGCCCGGCCATTCGGGATGCGGCGCGTCCACAAGCACCTGCATGCGGCTGCCCACATGGGCCGCCAGCAGGCGTTCGCTGATGTCCGCCTGTATGTCCATAAGGGTGTCGCGCCGCCACTGTTTTACCTCGTCAGGTATCTGGTCGGGCAAGGTGGCCGCCAGGGTGCCTTCCTCGGCGTAGTAGGCAAAAACGCCCACATGCTGGAAGGCGCTTTCTTCCACAAAGCGGCACAGGCTTTCAAAGTGTTCTTCCGTCTCGCCGGGGTAGCCCACAATGAAGGTGGTGCGCAGCGCCGCCTGCGGCAAAATTTGCCGCACGGTATCAAGCACCCGCCGGGGATTGCCCGCAAAGGGCCGCCCCATGCGGGAAAGCACATCGGGGTGGGCGTGCTGCAAGGGAATATCCAGATAGGGCAGGAGCGGCGCTCCGGTATCCCTGATAAGTTGCAGCAGTTCCGGGTTTACCCCGGTAGGATAGAGGTACAGGAGGCGCAGCCATGCCAGCCCCTCAAGCCCGACCAGTTTTTCCAGCAGGGAGGGGAGGCCGTTTTTATAACCAAGATCCGCGCCCCAGGACGTGAGATCCTGGGCCACCAGCGCCAGTTCACGCACGCCCTGTCCAAGCAGGGCCCGGGCCTCGTCAACTATGTGCTCGGCCGTGAGGGACTTGAGCCCTCCCCTGATGGAAGGAATGGTGCAAAAAGCGCAATTGTGCCTGCATCCCTCGCCCACCTTGAGCCAGGCGTAGGACGGCCCTGTGGAAAGCAGGCGGCCCCCGCCCGGCACAGACTCCGGCGGACGCGGCAGACCAAGGGCATCCGCCACCATGGACGGCCAGAGCGGCAGGACCGCCGTGGGCAGCCACAGATCCACCTCGGGCAGATCTTCAGCCAGTCCTTCCGCTCCATAGCGGCCGACCATACAGCCGCCCACGACCAGCAGGGGCTTTCTTTTGCAGGAGCCAAGGCGCTGTCCGGCATCCAGGACCGCACGCACGGATTCACGAACCGCAGGGTCGATAAATCCGCAGGTATTAATAAAGACGAGGTCGGCGCGGCCCATGTGTTCCACATGGTTCACGGGCACGCCCAATGAGCCCAGCAAGCGCTCGCTGTCCACCCTGTTTTTGGGGCATCCAAGGCTCAGTGACCAGACGTTAAGTTTTTTCAGGCTTGTTTCGTGTGTCATGAAGGGATTCTACAGATGAGGGGACGCCTTGTCACCAGTACTGGTCATTTGCATAATACGAACCTAAGTGTTAGGCTATAAGTTAGGAAGTTCTCTCAAGAGCGCCATACCCGGGCAAACATGCAATTATGAAAATCAATTTTCTTCAACGCCAACCCGAATTACCCGCCAACAACGCTGGCATGCAGTGCCTTTCCTCTGGTGCAGTGGAAGCGCAGTGCTACTCCAGTGTCTTGCGTAATGTTTACGACGAAATATACCTGCTTGATTTTGTAAAAGATGAAGCGCGCGTGCTGTATAGGGGCAGCGACGTTTTCCTGCCGCCAACGGAAGGCGTCTCGCTGTCAAGCCTGTTTGGCGAGGCAGTGGAAGGTCTTGTGCATCCCGACGATACCGAAGCCATGATGCGCTTCTGGGACCCTC
This DNA window, taken from Desulfovibrio sp. 86, encodes the following:
- the rimO gene encoding 30S ribosomal protein S12 methylthiotransferase RimO; this translates as MTHETSLKKLNVWSLSLGCPKNRVDSERLLGSLGVPVNHVEHMGRADLVFINTCGFIDPAVRESVRAVLDAGQRLGSCKRKPLLVVGGCMVGRYGAEGLAEDLPEVDLWLPTAVLPLWPSMVADALGLPRPPESVPGGGRLLSTGPSYAWLKVGEGCRHNCAFCTIPSIRGGLKSLTAEHIVDEARALLGQGVRELALVAQDLTSWGADLGYKNGLPSLLEKLVGLEGLAWLRLLYLYPTGVNPELLQLIRDTGAPLLPYLDIPLQHAHPDVLSRMGRPFAGNPRRVLDTVRQILPQAALRTTFIVGYPGETEEHFESLCRFVEESAFQHVGVFAYYAEEGTLAATLPDQIPDEVKQWRRDTLMDIQADISERLLAAHVGSRMQVLVDAPHPEWPGLHSGRVWLQAPEVDGITYVSGPGVTPGALVECDIVENTEYDLTALA